Proteins encoded in a region of the Bicyclus anynana chromosome 27, ilBicAnyn1.1, whole genome shotgun sequence genome:
- the LOC112054387 gene encoding uncharacterized protein LOC112054387 isoform X1, with protein MSTNDNAACPGVSENTELLDNVCSDAKESKANRKVSFPKDDELVTQYFEPSNPWQDVPSTTRAQLAAEYLEACRCHGTAPIDSVLQQIRELPENTIGGSARAPRLCLSDCSLLGNAPADALEALLCKVQFRRLEIDHAEIDDDGAEALFDMVEYYESTTVLSLIGPRQFGIRGWQAACRMIKKSAELSEIEISESPLEASHATVLARALRPAGCRLRSVCLQRAALAGDALLCLVIALKTNSSVRELRLGDNRLAKEDASQLAALLRYNTSLQLLDLSNNQIQDAGVEELAKALVQQATHSPTSPLQCPLGGYESRGLAFLVLWNNQLTRNCAGHLAKILRASHSLCVLNVGRNALGSDVVRSLQSDRIGGGPLVSLGLQAARLGPEAARAIAELIRNDTKLQRLDLRDNKLGVAGLQAIHTALKDNTTLTQIDLDEPPETAASVGVQSCTESATVARLLRDIRALCRRNEPAAPAPPDRLLRKISLTCHTAPAPKLSVRQQQCLPAEEERRSRLRSPAPSPAPSPAGSPVPAGASSSRFSVIPVASDCQTASRFKVVQVADPAPPKKTRFSVTRNYDTIYNPVLPPTTPSPSPSPSPSSSPAPEITIDYSTDTVRTDTSSNVNENTPVFDYSRDADNAHTVVTEKSTNTTQNVAAVECTRDKNKNNEEQDDKTSIDLSVNNTQTQNKEKSDNIVKQDDLNKNQAKNHIVSTRDTKNFEQDITKTEIKKDDLVVDFDTSVKSTDGDIIKLDPNTKPTDNKDLKIDTINKPTVIQEDKVVKLETSIKPEIIQDIVVPVSIKPTLQEVQPEYIVSRTVLIPKTENRTVLTQTEEIMSIPDFINVKDENPDFISFVTDSKNEENNCEKLKHGGDRSNIEIDLRENLHAEPESIEKKDLKESSKSVNMPESVIIEPELISNLGPKISQVSDVCEKSEKYVSVLEPVSKECESSFVKNNIVDIKASEGDAKSLTVSDSLNNEKLKDTYVIGDNCENIDLINFSDTNKFSESVGSETFGDKIEQMSHNETVDYIGDDKVVKTDTKLVKSSIEVTEMDRVETEVSVTVRSENSLKTKAHRDQDVNKLVKEEKREVAIKQIEAITEDLGNLIQEMQDLSTMAMKKTATEDVNVVLGVNKVPAVRDNVVLKKNKSESSLDSPDLEVSRLMRKPVSAFCDSSSSLEISGSSVESLNIERARPIVIHEETRISKGSSVESTSEVTPVNLNVSISSNESVSPIIFGKSKKIHGSLSSLEASMSSVDSARHEKVMVTSADSGIEYSLQNPSETREDSSSNEGTLTCSSSLKESVKKESGETLTSPKRTSSLLDVPALKSKGLERMRKISWVAPSASFHLPKPEEKVEYKLPTNLEKLLSLFQHPSSLFSRSNSDDDKKSTSSTPPRKDSSLTSSFWSWGSVTEKTDKDDADSLSEATDSTLSERVQVSFVDESFSRKLDSKTPSTDTDNTLSEFQTFPNTSDNGENVKVTELTTDEKLVQKCLALSDNDTRPDVSGECDIDLNTPNDFNRNVTQTSEKPEAGDVPDTAVCSETLVKLEDEKLDVKPRTFASVLTSSSENSLEKQASPETGHPVEKLPTKVIRGIKENISPENTITSSMTSKVLAMEMGDKQMKSIPIVNTIWEVTMPSVEKSDAKAEEVPVKASTDLAPIATIDETSDVAADDLIQLAYIDDAKVEERVVELEKIVIKDEKEVDKVDLGKDALSYLMYENPDYETGTAHAVTEAKSPQGSLAQELRDAEIKEMLDLSPELVIDDAVEIPEIFTVEIKGRKSSPVIPERAKLKKSNSLEDLTKRPATDEKDSPKLKTIAFKVPESTTPRDIPERKPKLRSRSGSSPKSLPESLNKPCPLAKMESVISKKKKKVSSLGKTARDSLLMLNMSEEEIAEFRRPYKLTSVESLRSLESVSEDANSQSGTSVDSRCRACLRTSQESLMSLDSITEDCRCMEDCEKRHSNR; from the exons TGCCGTCGACAACACGAGCGCAACTGGCAGCGGAGTATCTCGAGGCGTGCCGTTGTCACGGCACTGCGCCCATCGACTCTGTGCTGCAGCAGATACGG GAACTCCCAGAGAACACGATCGGCGGCAGTGCGCGCGCGCCCCGGCTCTGCCTGTCCGACTGCTCGCTGCTCGGCAACGCGCCGGCGGACGCGCTGGAAGCTTTGCTGTGCAAGGTGCAGTTCCGGAGGTTGGAGATCGACCACGCGGAGATTGACGACGATGGCGCG GAGGCACTGTTCGACATGGTGGAATACTACGAGAGTACAACAGTGCTGAGTCTGATCGGCCCGCGACAGTTCGGCATACGGGGCTGGCAGGCCGCTTGTAGAATGATCAAGAAG AGTGCAGAGCTGTCAGAGATAGAGATATCCGAGAGTCCGTTGGAGGCGAGCCACGCGACCGTGCTAGCTAGGGCTCTGCGCCCCGCCGGGTGCCGTCTGCGCTCGGTCTGCCTGCAGAGGGCGGCGCTCGCCGGCGACGCGTTGCTGTGTCTCG TGATCGCCCTGAAGACGAACAGCTCTGTGCGCGAGCTGCGTTTGGGCGACAACCGGCTGGCGAAGGAGGACGCGTCGCAGCTCGCGGCGCTGCTGCGGTACAACACCAGCCTGCAGCTGCTGGACCTCTCCAACAACCAGATACag GACGCCGGCGTCGAGGAGCTCGCCAAGGCATTGGTGCAGCAAGCGACGCACTCCCCCACCTCGCCTTTACAATGTCCAC TGGGTGGTTATGAATCGAGAGGACTGGCGTTTCTTGTTCTATGGAACAATCAGTTGACGAGAAATTGCGCTGGACATTTGGCTAAAATATTG AGGGCGTCGCATTCGCTATGCGTGCTGAACGTGGGTCGAAACGCACTCGGATCAGACGTGGTGCGGTCGCTGCAGTCTGACAGGATCGGCGGAGGGCCACTGGTGTCCTTGGGACTGCAGGCCGCGAGACTGGGGCCTGAGGCGGCGCGCGCCATCGCTGAGCTCATACGGAACGATACTAAACTGCAG CGACTGGATCTGCGCGACAACAAGCTGGGCGTGGCGGGACTGCAGGCGATACACACCGCTCTCAAAGACAACACCACGCTCACGCAGATCGACCTCGACGAGCCGCCT GAAACCGCAGCTTCAGTAGGCGTCCAGAGCTGCACCGAGTCGGCGACTGTCGCGCGACTGTTGCGCGACATCCGCGCGCTGTGCCGTCGGAACGAGCCGgctgcgcccgcgccgcccgaccGCCTGCTTAGGAAGATCAGCCTCACCTGCCACACCGCGCCAGCGCCCAAG TTGTCTGTCCGTCAGCAGCAGTGCCTACCGGCGGAGGAGGAGCGTCGGTCGCGGCTCCGCTCCCCCGCGCCGTCCCCCGCGCCCTCGCCCGCCGGCTCGCCCGTGCCCGCCGGAGCGAGCAGCTCGCGGTTCTCG GTGATTCCTGTCGCGTCGGACTGCCAAACCGCATCGAGATTCAAAGTTGTGCAG gttGCTGATCCGGCTCCGCCGAAAAAAACACGATTTTCCGTAACAAGAAACTACGACACAATATACAATCCCGTTTTGCCGCCCACCACGCCGTCACCGTCGCCATCGCCCTCGCCTTCGTCGTCGCCCGCCCCAGAAATTACCATAGACTACAGCACGGACACCGTAAGAACAGACACAAGTTCAAATGTCAATGAAAACACCCCCGTTTTCGATTATTCAAGAGACGCTGATAATGCACATACAGTTGTAACAGAAAAAAGTACAAACACAACACAAAATGTAGCCGCCGTTGAGTGCActagagataaaaataaaaataatgaagaaCAAGATGATAAAACAAGCATAGACCTGAGTGTCAataacacacaaacacaaaacaaagaaaaaagtgATAATATCGTAAAACAagatgatttaaataaaaatcaagcgAAAAATCATATTGTTTCAACGAGAGACACTAAAAATTTCGAACAAGATATAACAAagactgaaattaaaaaagatgATCTTGTTGTCGATTTTGATACAAGTGTAAAATCTACAGATGGTGATATCATAAAACTAGATCCAAATACGAAACCTACAGATAATAAGGACTTAAAAATAGATACGATAAATAAACCTACAGTTATTCAAGAAGACAAAGTTGTGAAATTGGAAACATCTATTAAACCTGAAATTATCCAGGATATTGTAGTACCAGTATCTATAAAACCTACACTACAAGAAGTACAACCAGAATATATTGTTAGTAGAACAGTTTTAATCCCCAAAACGGAGAATAGAACTGTTTTAACGCAAACCGAAGAAATTATGAGCATACCTGATTTCATCAATGTCAAAGATGAAAATCCCGATTTTATCAGTTTTGTTACTGACAGtaaaaatgaagaaaataattGTGAGAAACTTAAACATGGCGGTGATAGGAGTAATATTGAAATAGATTTAAGAGAGAATTTGCATGCTGAGCCAgaaagtatagaaaaaaaagaCTTAAAAGAGAGTTCCAAGTCTGTAAATATGCCTGAATCTGTGATAATTGAACCTGAATTAATATCTAATTTAGGTCCAAAAATTTCTCAAGTATCTGATGTTTGTGAAAAATCAGAGAAGTATGTTAGTGTACTAGAACCAGTTTCAAAAGAATGTGAATCAagctttgttaaaaataatattgttgatATTAAAGCGAGTGAAGGTGATGCTAAATCATTGACTGTAAGTGATTCGTTAAACaacgaaaaattaaaagatacgTACGTTATAGGTGATAATTGTGAAaatatagacttaattaattttagtgacACAAACAAATTTAGTGAAAGTGTCGGTAGTGAAACGTTTGGTGATAAAATCGAACAAATGTCTCATAATGAGACCGTCGATTACATAGGCGATGATAAGGTAGTTAAGACAGACACAAAATTAGTTAAAAGTAGCATAGAAGTGACAGAGATGGACAGAGTTGAAACTGAAGTATCTGTTACTGTTAGAAGCGAGAATAGTTTAAAAACCAAAGCGCATCGCGACCAAgatgtaaataaattagttaaggAAGAGAAACGGGAAGTAGCAATCAAACAAATAGAAGCCATAACAGAAGATTTAGGAAATTTGATTCAAGAAATGCAAGATTTGTCTACAATGGCTATGAAAAAGACCGCTACAGAGGATGTAAATGTAGTTTTAGGTGTAAACAAAGTACCTGCAGTTCGAGATAATGTagttttaaagaaaaacaaaagcgAATCGAGTTTGGACAGTCCGGACCTTGAAGTGTCAAGACTGATGAGGAAGCCTGTCAGTGCCTTCTGTGACAGTAGCTCTTCTTTAGAAATTTCTGGAAGCTCCGTCGAGAGTCTCAACATAGAGAGAGCTAGACCTATTGTGATACACGAGGAgacgcgaatttctaaaggTAGCAGCGTCGAATCTACCAGTGAGGTGACTCCAGTGAATTTGAACGTGTCTATAAGTTCGAACGAGAGTGTTTCCCCTATTATATTTGGGAAAAGTAAGAAAATTCACGGTTCCCTGTCAAGTTTGGAAGCTAGTATGAGTTCTGTGGATTCGGCGAGGCACGAAAAGGTTATGGTGACATCTGCGGATTCTGGAATAGAGTATTCATTACAAAATCCCTCTGAGACAAGAGAAGATAGCTCATCAAACGAAGGCACACTGACATGTAGCTCAAGTCTGAAGGAATCTGTTAAAAAGGAGTCTGGCGAAACTCTCACATCTCCAAAAAGAACGTCGAGTTTGTTAGATGTCCCTGCATTAAAATCGAAAGGGTTAGAGCGTATGAGGAAGATTTCTTGGGTGGCGCCATCTGCCAGTTTTCACTTACCAAAGCCCGAGGAGAAAGTAGAATATAAACTTCCAACTAATTTGGAGAAGTTGCTCAGTCTGTTTCAACATCCGAGTAGTTTATTTTCAAGAAGCAACAGTGACGATGATAAGAAATCGACATCGAGTACTCCGCCCAGAAAAGATTCCTCATTGACAAGCTCATTTTGGTCTTGGGGTAGTGTGACGGAGAAAACGGACAAAGACGACGCGGACAGTTTGTCGGAAGCGACAGATTCAACGTTGTCAGAAAGAGTTCAAGTGTCTTTCGTAGACGAGTCGTTTTCAAGAAAACTCGACAGCAAAACCCCGTCAACAGATACAGATAACACACTAAGCGAGTTCCAAACTTTCCCCAACACGTCTGACAATGGGGAGAACGTAAAAGTTACCGAACTAACCACCGATGAGAAATTAGTACAAAAATGTTTAGCTTTAAGCGATAATGACACACGACCGGACGTATCCGGCGAGTGTGACATAGATCTCAATACACCCAACGACTTTAATAGAAACGTAACACAAACGTCAGAAAAACCTGAAGCCGGTGATGTACCGGACACAGCTGTGTGCAGCGAAACCTTAGTTAAGTTAGAAGATGAAAAACTAGATGTAAAACCGCGGACATTTGCGTCCGTTCTGACGTCTTCTTCAGAGAACTCTCTAGAAAAACAGGCGAGTCCCGAAACGGGGCATCCAGTAGAGAAGCTTCCGACTAAAGTTATTAGAGgtattaaagaaaatatcagCCCCGAAAACACTATAACCTCAAGTATGACTAGTAAAGTGTTAGCGATGGAAATGGGTGACAAGCAAATGAAAAGTATTCCGATAGTTAACACCATTTGGGAGGTCACTATGCCGAGTGTAGAGAAAAGTGACGCTAAAGCAGAAGAAGTCCCAGTTAAAGCGTCAACTGATCTGGCGCCAATCGCAACGATAGACGAAACTAGTGACGTTGCAGCCGATGATCTAATACAATTGGCGTATATAGATGACGCGAAGGTAGAAGAAAGAGTCGTTGAATTGGAGAAAATAGTCATAAAAGACGAAAAGGAAGTCGATAAAGTAGATTTAGGGAAAGATGCGTTATCGTATTTGATGTACGAAAACCCAGATTACGAAACGGGAACCGCGCATGCAGTGACTGAGGCGAAATCTCCACAAGGATCTCTCGCTCAGGAGTTAAGGGACGCAGAGATTAAGGAAATGTTGGATTTATCACCCGAATTGGTGATAGACGATGCTGTGGAGATCCCAGAAATTTTCACAGTGGAGATCAAAGGTCGCAAAAGCTCCCCAGTAATCCCAGAGCGGGCgaagttaaaaaaatcaaattctttAGAAGATTTGACAAAAAGGCCAGCGACAGACGAAAAGGACAGCCCTAAATTGAAGACAATCGCGTTCAAAGTACCAGAGAGTACAACACCAAGGGATATACCGGAAAGGAAACCAAAATTGAGATCCAGGAGTGGATCTAGTCCGAAATCTCTGCCCGAAAGTCTGAATAAACCGTGTCCTTTGGCGAAAATGGAGTCAGTTATAAGcaaaaagaagaaaaaggtCTCGTCACTTGGCAAAACTGCGCGAGATTCCCTGCTAATGTTGAATATGAGCGAAGAAGAGATTGCGGAGTTCAGACGGCCTTACAAACTTACATCAGTTGAAAGTTTGCGATCCCTGGAATCGGTGTCAGAGGACGCAAACTCTCAAAGCGGGACCTCTGTGGACTCGAGATGCAGAGCATGTTTGCGGACGTCTCAAGAGAGTCTAATGTCCTTGGATTCGATTACTGAGGACTGTCGATGTATGGAAGATTGTGAGAAGAGACATTCGAATAGATAG